In Ptychodera flava strain L36383 chromosome 21, AS_Pfla_20210202, whole genome shotgun sequence, a genomic segment contains:
- the LOC139121390 gene encoding semaphorin-1A-like has protein sequence MERRRSSEYQHFTFRFLCLMVCQQTFGYSRDADIPYENSGIKVFSDPLAESYSVLYVENEYLYIGAVHTPQVDGPGYVFKVRTSDISESIAKATFAVKDDTSTGVIHCRQISTINREIECRNFIKVIIDDPNTNEELLVCGTNAQWSRCYHVHKSSLLQDGADFSGSSKCPNKQSETVTASFGQDNKLYTALIRDQSKPAIIRSQNSLSSTELQTEDDPKWLKEAEFISSHSVNRDDGTDEVLFFFRETANENENQYPQELTYSRVAKVCEVDKGGNTNVLSDRWSSYLKARLDCSFTSTDEHSNFYEQFYDVLEDTMVVGDIVYAVFSANRNGVIMPALCTYNVKNMPSIFDDGTYWTQSNAGRVWSEVVPSLSPKPGECVDDSTSLPDDVLNALKAHPLTAKLIPSQQPPLLTSFIGVRFKQVVSTEVGSQLILYICTDKGTVMKVLYNDGSPYVLDVVRVSEENTAVPMVITKSDADNSLYIGFNDKVVQVPMYQCHRYTDCSQCNGAGDPHCAWNANSGQCVFDTSPKSACTTAEPVKKKVSLNEKVMVICAVRNVEWTVDSANIQTDGLKYITVDGIGLVITDFQEADAGRYKARHRATSIVTCSMDLWVTESFGELNFLAPKLEEQSKATCQGRILNLFCNADGPPGFTTTWKKPDGSVVRNESRVQWANVVECENFRRGISWLAVEVSADSTGIYTCEISDGITTKTAEAEISLQECVTQTSIACQNTRHDEAEARYDRLSQHMTCPATQASSMSEDICTCRVEILDCSDCCSEDDTCPAN, from the exons ATTCAGGAATAAAAGTATTCTCCGACCCACTTGCCGAATCATACAGTGTGCTGTATGTGGAAAATGAATACCTTTACATTGGAGCTGTACATACGCCGCAAGTCGATGGACCTGGATATGTGTTCAAAGTTCGCACAAGTGACATAAGTGAAAGT ATTGCAAAAGCAACATTTGCAGTCAAAGATGATACATCTACAGGCGTCATTCATTGCAGACAAATAAGCACG ATCAACAGAGAAATTGAATGCAGGAATTTCATAAAGGTTATTATTGATGACCCAAACACAAACGAAGAATTACTGGTGTGTGGTACTAACGCTCAATGGTCAAGATGTTACCATGTTCACAAGTCTTCG CTTCTTCAAGATGGTGCAGATTTTTCAGGTTCTTCCAAGTGCCCGAATAAACAAAGTGAAACAGTGACAGCTAGTTTTGGACAAGACAATAAACTGTACACAGCTTTAATACGGGATCAAAGTAAACCAGCCATTATCAGAAGTCAAAACTCCTTGAGCAGCACAGAATTGCAGACAGAGGATGACCCTAAGTGGCTTAAAG AAGCTGAATTCATCTCTTCACACTCTGTAAATAGAGATGATGGAACAGACGAGGTCCTGTTTTTCTTCAGGGAAACTGCCAATGAGAATGAAAATCAGTATCCCCAAGAATTAACTTACTCCAGGGTTGCGAAAGTTTGTGAG GTTGACAAGGGTGGAAATACAAATGTACTGAGTGACAGATGGTCCAGCTATCTGAAAGCACGACTGGATTGCTCTTTCACAAGTACTGACGAACACTCTAATTTCTATGAACAATTCTATGATGTGTTAG AGGATACCATGGTTGTCGGTGATATTGTGTATGCCGTGTTTTCGGCAAACAG aaatggtGTAATAATGCCTGCTCTGTGTACCtataatgtaaaaaatatgcCATCCATATTTGACGATGGTACCTACTGGACTCAATCAAATGCTGGAAGAGTGTGGAGTGAAGTAGTGCCCTCACTGAGTCCAAAGCCTGGGGAG TGTGTCGATGACAGCACCAGTCTACCTGATGATGTTCTAAATGCATTGAAGGCTCATCCTCTGACGGCAAAATTAATTCCATCTCAGCAGCCTCCTCTGCTCACGTCCTTTATCGGCGTCAGATTCAAGCAGGTAGTCAGCACAGAGGTTGGATCACAACTCATACTGTACATTTGCACAG ATAAGGGAACTGTTATGAAAGTACTGTACAATGACGGTAGCCCATACGTGCTAGATGTAGTGAGAGTCTCAGAGGAG AATACAGCTGTGCCAATGGTCATCACGAAGTCAGACGCTGACAACTCCCTATACATTGGCTTTAATGACAAAGTAGTCCAAGTACCCATGTATCAGTGTCATAGATACACTGATTGCAGTCAGTGCAATGGTGCTGGAGATCCACACTGTGCTTGGAATGCTAACAGTGGACAGTGTGTGTTTGACACCAG CCCAAAATCAGCTTGCACAACAG CTGAGCCTGTCAAgaagaaagtttcattaaacGAAAAAGTTATGGTGATATGTGCAGTCAGGAATGTTGAATGGACAGTGGATTCTGCCAACATCCAAACAGATGGTTTGAAGTACATCACTGTGGATGGAATAGGACTTGTGATCACTGACTTTCAAGAAGCAGATGCTGGTCGTTACAAAGCAAGACATCGCGCTACATCTATCGTCACCTGTTCCATGGATTTATGGGTTACAGAGTCTTTTGGCGAGCTGAACTTCCTCGCTCCGAAGCTTGAAGAACAGAGCAAAGCAACCTGTCAAGGAAGAATTCTTAACCTTTTCTGCAATGCAGATGGACCACCTGGTTTCACTACCACGTGGAAAAAGCCAGATGGTTCAGTAGTAAGAAATGAATCAAGAGTGCAGTGGGCTAATGTTGTAGAGTGTGAAAATTTTCGAAGAGGTATCAGCTGGCTTGCAGTCGAAGTAAGTGCAGACTCAACTGGTATCTACACTTGTGAGATCAGTGATGGAATAACAACCAAAACAGCAGAGGCAGAGATTTCTCTTCAAG AATGTGTTACACAAACATCAATTGCGTGTCAAAATACTCGTCATGATGAAGCAGAGGCAAGGTATGACCGCCTCAGTCAACATATGACTTGTCCCGCCACTCAAGCTTCATCAATG AGTGAAGACATCTGTACATGTCGAGTTGAAATCCTTGATTGTAGCGATTGTTGCTCTGAAGATGACACCTGCCCAGCAAATTAG